TTTGGTTCTTACTTAGATTGTGATGGAGATAATTAGAGGAGAAATTTTCTTCATTTGAATTTTCATTTAATTTTGGTTCGATTTATATAGTAGATTCGTTTTCCTTCGTTTCTTTTTTCTGTCTCGAAAAAGGAAACAGGGAAACCTGGTCTTTCAAACTCGTATTCTTTTTTGTCCCAAACAAATTTAGGAAACTTTCTAAATAAAGATATGGTTCTTCTCGCATAAGGGCCATAATCGGTGGCAAACAACAATCTCCCACCTGGTTTTAACAGATCATAAATTTGTTCGAGCATGTGCTCTTGCATAAGTCTGTTTTTACGGTGTTTTTTCTTTGGCCAAGGATCGGGAAAGTTGATGATGATCTCGTCAAAAATTTCTTTCTCTAACAATTCATCGAAAAACCACTGGAAGTTGACGGTCATATAGCGGATATTCGTAAGACCCAGCGTTTGCCGTTGTTTTTCGGTGTGGATGATTCGGTTTACCTTCTTTTCCATCAACAGATAGCCTGTTTGGCGGTCATTCTTTGCCAATTCAATGGCAACTTCACCCCATCCCGATCCAAGTTCCAAAACAAAGTTTTGGATCTCTTCCGGGAAAGATTTTTTTAGGTCGATTTTTTTTCCCCGCTCTTTAGGTTGCAGGAGGTAGTCTGATTGATAGGAAGTTTTGGTAGTAAACTTCCAAAGTTTTTCTTGGATTTCTGGGCTAACTAACAAATGCATTCCTTCCGATGATGTATTGTCAGGATTTTTAAAAGGAACTAGATGAAAATAACTCTTTTTGGTGTTCGCGGTTCGCTTCCCACACCGATTTCTAAACCGGAACAACGGGAGAAAACTCTAAAGATTCTTCAGATGGCCAAAGAAGAGTGGCAAAAGGATCCTGCTTCTTTTTCGGAAGAGGAATTTTTGAATCATTTGCCGATCCCTCTTTCCCAAGATTTGGGAGGGAACACGACTTGCGTTTTCATAGAAGGGGATGGTGGTGAGAAAGTCATTTTGGATATGGGGACGGGGCTTCGAGTTCTTGGCAACCAAATGGCACCACAGGCTTTTAGTGGGGAAGATATGGACATTCATATCTTGGTATCTCATACACATTGGGACCATATCCAAGGTTGGCCTTTTTTTAAACCTGGTTATTCACCTACTTGTAATATTCACTTTTACTCATGCATAGAAAATTTAGAAGAAAGACTCATTCGACAACAACATCCTGAAAATTTTCCGGTGACCTTACAGCAGATGGCATCTAAAAAACATTTTCACCTTTGGAAAGAGTTCGAGTCATATATGTTAGGTGGCCTGAAAATCATTCCTTTTGGACTTCGTCACCCAGGATCTTGTACAGGATACAGAATTCGTGAAGGAAATAAAATTTTCTTATTTTGTACTGATGTGGAATATCGCGAAGAAGATCGCGAGCATTTACTCAAAATGAAACCACAGATTGCTGGTGCCGATCTCATTATCATTGATGCTCAGTATAGTACAGCAGAGGCAGAAAAAAAATTGGGTTGGGGCCACACTGCAGTAAGCAAAGCCGTAGAGTTTGCTGAAATGATGGAAATTCGTTCTGTTGTCCTAACACACCATGAACCGGATCATACAGATCATGAAGTAGCAAGGATCATTTTAGATGAAGCCAGGTTAGCAAAACCTGGTGGTATGCAAATACATATTGCCCATGAAGGTCAAAAATTTATCCTTTAGAATGTTAGTCGAATCTCAATTAACGTTTGTGTAGATACAATCACCAATCTAAAGAAAATTTAAAATTTATTCATTGATCAAATAATTGGAATGGTATCCTTTTGCTTCTCCAGACCAAATGGGACAATCTAATTTTAAATCTGCATACCAATGGATTTGGTATGGTTTTGCAAAAAATAACTGGATAAAAAATCTTAAAAATGACGAAATATTCTCTAAGGCACTCATGGTTGCAATGGAGCGAGTTCGTTTGACTAATAGTGAACATTTGCCTTCGTTAAAATATAAAACTTCAGTTTTTGGAATCGTATAACCAGAGGTAGGTTCTTTTTCCCAATCCAAAACCTCAGCCCGTTCCACCGTCCCTTCTAAAACTATATGACCTGAATTATCTAATACTGCCACTCGGCGAAAAAAAGCACCAGGAAAATCGGCATTCCCTATGAACCCTCCGGTAAAAATCCTATGTCCATCTTTTGTTATGGATCGGACGAGCTCCCACTTTTTAGAGTATTGGTAAACCGGTTCGTTTGAGAGGATATGTTCTAAACCTCCAACTCCTTTGATTTCTTCTGTGGTTTCTTTGTAACGAATTGTACCTGTTACTTGTGAATAGGAAAAAGGAATATCGGCTTGCACAAATTTACCTTCCTCTTTCAATGGGAACCTTCCTTTGGAGATCGGAACAGAACCACGTCTTGGTTTGTAATCCAATTTGATTTCCCAGTCCCCGTAGTTCATATAGAAGGAATAAATTCCTTTTTTGTATTCCATCCAGTTTTCCCCACTTCTTTGGTAGAACTGGCCTTTCCTAAATTCGTATTCATCAGAATCAAATTCGCGAGTGGAATAAAAAACGGGTTGGTCTTTTGGTTTTAAAAGAAGCGATATACCATTGTTATGTGATCCAGGTCCAAAATTGCTGACAAGAAAAGTAGCAAAGAGATTGTATTTTTCATTCCGGAAGGTAAAGTTCCATGCTTGCAAGTAACCTTCATCGGGAAAGTGTTGGGTTTTAAAATCTTGTGCTAGTAGATTTTCTCTTGGTATCAAGCTCACAAAATAGACAAACAAAGCCAGTCGAAAGAATTGCCGAAACACCGGCAAATCCTAACGGGAGTTTGTAAAAGAATCAAGGTTTTTCTTGGGGATTTCCTTTAAATGCGAATGGTGCTAGGAAGAGTCAAAGCAAACAAATCACCCAAACAAACGAGCGAAAAGACGGGATGTTCAGTATTGCCAATTTGTTTTAACCTTTCTCTTTCTTCTGCAATTCCATCGATATGAATCCAGGTCTCAACCTGCTCTTCTGGCAAAATTCTGCACGCCACTTGGTATTCAAAAGGCCCCAGTTTTGAGAAAAAGATTTGTACAGATTCAGGAGAGGATTCGACCAAATGCCGACGAAAGGCATACTGTTTGGATTTGGTTTCACCTCGCATTTCATAATAATGATTCAGAATTCGTAAGATATGTAAGAATTCTTCTTTTTTGGTCACAAGCTCACGCCAGAGAACTTCGGTTTCTTTCATGTCTATCGGGGTGGAAGAAGTTTGACTTTGGTTCTTAAAAAAGGATTCTCACTTGAAAAATACTTTCCCCTATCCAAGATGAACGAAACGGGCATGGTCACGGAGATATTAGAAATATTCTGGAAAGAGAAACTCCGGTTTGCCCAATATTGTTTTGATGAATTGGCACCTTTAGATGCCAAAGCCTTTGCAGAAAAAAGAACCAGAGGAAAATCTGCTGAATGGACTCTCCAGCAGATGATTTCTTACGATCGCAATTTTAGTTTTTTCCTTCCTCTCTCATTACGAATCAGCGGATTTTTCTTTTTTACAACATTTAAGGATCAGGACATTGAAAAGGATCTTGAAGCTATCAGGGATCGGTATACCCCCCCGGCATTTCCGCCTCATTTTTGGGAAATTCAGATTTCCAATGCAACGGATCTAAAAATCAAAGCGACCAATCCAGTGGTGAAAGGACAATGTGAATCTTGGAAAGAGGTTCTTGTCCAATTGGAAGCAAAACTTTCCGGAATTTCTGAACGAGATGCTTATAGAAAAAGATATACATCCCTTACGGGAATTCATACCATTTCAGGAGCGATCAATAATTCTACTGAGTTTTGTCACTACCTTTGGAATTTACATATGGTGAATTCCACATAAACGTATTTATGCGAATCAAAAATTGAATGAGTTTAGGAGAAATCAATGGGAAAAATTAAAGTAAAAACACCGCTTGTTGAGTTAGACGGCGATGAAATGACAAGAATTATCTGGAAAGAAATTAAAGATCGTTTCATTCACCCTTATTTAGACATCACTCTAGAATATTATGACTTAGGTGTAGAATACCGTGACAAAACAGATGACCAAGTCACTGTAGATTCTGCTAACGCGATCAAAAAACATGGTGTAGGTGTTAAATGTGCAACCATCACTCCAAACGCTGACCGAGTCAAAGAATATAACTTAAAACAAGAGTGGAAATCACCTAACGGAACCATTCGAGCCATCCTTGATGGAACTGTTTTCCGTAAACCAATTATTATCAAAAATATCCCAGCAGCGGTAAACTCTTGGAAAAAACCAATCGCAATTGGAAGACATGCTTACGGTGATATTTACCGTGATGTGGAAATCCTTGTTGATGGCCCAGGAAAAGTGGAACTCGTTTACACAGATGCTTCTGGAAAAGAAAAACAAAGACTACTTGTAAACGACTTTAAAGGTGCAGGTGTTGCTCTTGCAATGCATAACTTAGATGAGTCCATCAAATCGTTTGCAAAGGCATGTTTTACTTACGCATTGTCTGAAAAAATCAGCATCTGGTTTGCAACGAAAGATACCATCTCTAAAAAATACCATGCTCGATTCCGTGATATCTTTGATAATATGGCAAAAGAACAAGAAGCAGCTATGAAAGCTGCAGGTATTACTTATAGTTACTACCTCATTGATGATGCAGTTGCGCAAATCATGAAAAACGAAGGTGGACAACTTTGGGCCATGATGAACTACGACGGCGACGTTATGAGTGATATGGTTGCTTCTGGGTTTGGTTCCCTTGGTCTTATGACTTCTGTTCTTGTGTCTCCAGACGGAAAATATGAATACGAAGCAGCGCATGGAACTGTGACTCGCCACTACCGTAAATACCAAAAAAGAGAAACCACTTCTACAAACTCAGTGGCTTCTATTTTTGCTTGGACAGGTGCTCTTGCGAAACGTGGGGAACTGGATGGAACACCAGAACTCGTAAACTTTGCACTCAAATTGGAAGAAGCAATCATCGAAACCATCGAAGGTGGTGAGATGACAAAAGACTTACTTTCTCTTTCTACAGCAGCTACCAAAAAAGAATTGGATACTTTCCAATTTATGGAAGCTGTACAAAAACGATTGGATTCTAAACTTAAATAAGTTTGGAGTCTTTCATACCCTGTCTTTTGGCAGGGTAGGTTTATCGTTATAATCCCTTCTCTTTTTCCTCTTTTCTCCTGAATCAAATATTTCCTTGCAAATGGTACGGATGATCGTATATTCAATCTCCTTAATGCATAATATAATAAGAGAGCAATAAAATTTTGTAGATATAATTTTTGGTAAGTTTTGATTCATGTGCTCAGTGTAAAAATTAAACAGAAGGTGACTCACTTAAGTTAACTTTGGAAGTCAAATAAGAAAATGATCGCTGATTTTATAGAATGGTATACGAATGAAATGTCGGAAGTAAAATCTTCCGCAGATCTTTTTGATAAAGGGATCGGTTATTTACAAAGACAAGGTTTTCAGATTGTAAGAGTCAATATGGGAACGCGGACACTTCATCCACAGGTGGAATCCTTGTCCTACACTTGGGTTCCTAAAGGAAAATTAGAATATTTTGATGATTCTACAACTCCTTTGTTACATTCAAGATCTACCATAGAATCTGAAAATGGATTTCTTCGTGAAGTGCGCTTTCGATTGGGATCATTGCAGACTTCTCAATTTGTGGTTAGTCCTGTTCAATATGTAATGTCTACGAGGAAGCCGTATTATTTTAGTTTTGTAGATCATAAAGGAGAAACACGTCCTTATCCTATCCTCGATGATTTGGCTCCGTTAGGTGCAACTGGTTATTTAGCTGTTCCCATTTTACAAAAAGGGGCTAGTTATGCTTTTTTAAGTTTGGTGACGGACAAACCAAATGGTTGGTCAGTTGAAGAATGTAATTTTTTACATCAGGTTTTAAAAATCATTTCCTTACAATGGATGAATTTTATTCAGAATGAACTAACTGAATCTCTACTCAGTATCTATTTGGGCAAACGAACTGGTTCTACTGTGTATTCAGGAAAAATTTATTTGGGGGAACTTGACAAAATCAAGTCGGTGATTTGGTTTTCTGACATTCGTAATTATTCTGGTTTGAGTGAAAAATTGTCTCCTTCTGAAATTATACAGTTGTTAAATGACTATTTTGGCCTAGCTATCCCACTCATCGAAGCCCATGGTGGAGAAGTCCTCAAACTATTGGGTGATGGAATTTTAGCAGTATTCCCTTATTCCGAATCCAATAAAACATTTGTTGGTAAAAAAGTCCTTCTCGCCGTCAGAAAGTTAGGTGAAAGATTGTTTTCACATAACCAAACAAGAGCATTAGAAGAAAAACTCCCCATCCATCATGGTGTTGGTTTGCATTCAGGTGAAATTTTTTATGGAAACATTGGCTCAACAGAGAGACTCGACTTCACTGTGATTGGGGAAGCAGTCAACTTAACAAGCCGAATCGCAGGTATGTGTGGGGAATTAGGAAAAGCAGTATTGGCTTCGGAAAGTTTGGCAGAACAAATTCCTGTTCGATGGGAAGAACTTGGGGAACATAAATTAAAAGGGATTAGTTCTCCCAAAAAAATATTTGCCATTTCTGAACGAATGAAGAAAAAAATATAAAATTTGAATTTGTATTTGGTTAATGAATATTTCTGTATTTCCACACCGAGTAGACGACTCGAATGGAATCCCTTAAAAAACTAAATTTTGATCCTGGGATATCTTGCCAGTCGAGAGGGAATTCAACGATATTGAAGCCATTTCTTATTAATAAAACTAATAATTGTGTATCCCATAACCAACGTAAGTCGGAAATTTTGTGAATGGTTTGTTGATATGCAGTTTTTTTGAATATTTTGCAGCCACACTGCGGATCATACATTTGGATTCGAAACACAAGTGTAAAGTAGAATGAAAAAATTCTATTGGTAAGGTGACGGTAAAAAGATTTTTTTACGTTTCTTCCCATCATGATAATTCTTGAGCCAGCAAGTAAGTCAATCTCAGGATGATTGTTTATGTGATTCCAAGAACGAAAAACTTCCTCGGCTGGAGTAGCACCATCGGCATCAACAAAACCGAAATAGTTTCCTTTCGCGACATTTAGTCCAAACTGGATGGCTCCTCCTTTTCCTAAATTGTTTTTATACCTTAATAATTGGATTTGAGGATTGGAAAGTAGATGATTGATTTTCTCTTTTAAAATTTCGAATTCTGCAATTGGACTTCCATCATCTACTACCAAAAAATCAACAGACTTAGTACCTTTAAACGTTTTTAAAAGAGACTCTAAGAATTTTGGAAGTCGCTCCGATTCACGGTAACAAGGGATGACGAGAGAGAGATGATTTTTAACCATGCGAACAGATGGAACGGATTTCCGGATTCCCTTCATGCAATGGAATATATATATAAAGGGAAATCAAGTAATTTACAGTGTAAAGAAATTCTATATTAATTTCTTTACCGAACGATGACCCATTTGCCATTTATCCAACTTAAATAAAGAGGGATGGAAGCTCCTTTTTTGGAATTAATGATGGGTTCTCCTTTTTGATCTGTGATACTTAGGATTTGGTTGTTACACAATAAGGCAAATTTAATGTTCTTCGTATCCAATTTCCAACTCGACCCAATTGCTTTTGTCATATCATTTATAGATTTGAGTTCATCCGTTTCAACATACGGATAATAACGAACTTCTGAAGTGTCTTGTGCACGAAATTGGATCATCGATAGTATTTTTTTAGGATCCTTCGTGTTTAAAGTTTTGGTAAACTCTGCAGCAAACTCAATTGCCGAGCTTTCTTTTTCTTTTGTGAGTGAGATAGGCTCTGCTTGTTTCCATAACTTACTTGGCGGAGAAAAAGGTGGTTCAAATTCTAATTCGGTCCATTCTCCTAAATTGGTTTGTGTTTGGCTCGGCCATTGAAAGTGTTTTAGAGGAATTCCTTCATCTGGGAATTGCCCTTTTTGACCTAACACAAGTTTAACTTCTGCTTCTTTTGACAAACCTTCATTATCCTTTTGTTTTTCTTTTCTGTCTGCGAGTCGAATTTTAATTTT
This genomic stretch from Leptospira meyeri harbors:
- the trmB gene encoding tRNA (guanine(46)-N(7))-methyltransferase TrmB → MLVSPEIQEKLWKFTTKTSYQSDYLLQPKERGKKIDLKKSFPEEIQNFVLELGSGWGEVAIELAKNDRQTGYLLMEKKVNRIIHTEKQRQTLGLTNIRYMTVNFQWFFDELLEKEIFDEIIINFPDPWPKKKHRKNRLMQEHMLEQIYDLLKPGGRLLFATDYGPYARRTISLFRKFPKFVWDKKEYEFERPGFPVSFFETEKRNEGKRIYYINRTKIK
- a CDS encoding MBL fold metallo-hydrolase, producing MKITLFGVRGSLPTPISKPEQREKTLKILQMAKEEWQKDPASFSEEEFLNHLPIPLSQDLGGNTTCVFIEGDGGEKVILDMGTGLRVLGNQMAPQAFSGEDMDIHILVSHTHWDHIQGWPFFKPGYSPTCNIHFYSCIENLEERLIRQQHPENFPVTLQQMASKKHFHLWKEFESYMLGGLKIIPFGLRHPGSCTGYRIREGNKIFLFCTDVEYREEDREHLLKMKPQIAGADLIIIDAQYSTAEAEKKLGWGHTAVSKAVEFAEMMEIRSVVLTHHEPDHTDHEVARIILDEARLAKPGGMQIHIAHEGQKFIL
- a CDS encoding LIC_13246 family protein; its protein translation is MKETEVLWRELVTKKEEFLHILRILNHYYEMRGETKSKQYAFRRHLVESSPESVQIFFSKLGPFEYQVACRILPEEQVETWIHIDGIAEERERLKQIGNTEHPVFSLVCLGDLFALTLPSTIRI
- a CDS encoding NADP-dependent isocitrate dehydrogenase, which codes for MGKIKVKTPLVELDGDEMTRIIWKEIKDRFIHPYLDITLEYYDLGVEYRDKTDDQVTVDSANAIKKHGVGVKCATITPNADRVKEYNLKQEWKSPNGTIRAILDGTVFRKPIIIKNIPAAVNSWKKPIAIGRHAYGDIYRDVEILVDGPGKVELVYTDASGKEKQRLLVNDFKGAGVALAMHNLDESIKSFAKACFTYALSEKISIWFATKDTISKKYHARFRDIFDNMAKEQEAAMKAAGITYSYYLIDDAVAQIMKNEGGQLWAMMNYDGDVMSDMVASGFGSLGLMTSVLVSPDGKYEYEAAHGTVTRHYRKYQKRETTSTNSVASIFAWTGALAKRGELDGTPELVNFALKLEEAIIETIEGGEMTKDLLSLSTAATKKELDTFQFMEAVQKRLDSKLK
- a CDS encoding adenylate/guanylate cyclase domain-containing protein; amino-acid sequence: MIADFIEWYTNEMSEVKSSADLFDKGIGYLQRQGFQIVRVNMGTRTLHPQVESLSYTWVPKGKLEYFDDSTTPLLHSRSTIESENGFLREVRFRLGSLQTSQFVVSPVQYVMSTRKPYYFSFVDHKGETRPYPILDDLAPLGATGYLAVPILQKGASYAFLSLVTDKPNGWSVEECNFLHQVLKIISLQWMNFIQNELTESLLSIYLGKRTGSTVYSGKIYLGELDKIKSVIWFSDIRNYSGLSEKLSPSEIIQLLNDYFGLAIPLIEAHGGEVLKLLGDGILAVFPYSESNKTFVGKKVLLAVRKLGERLFSHNQTRALEEKLPIHHGVGLHSGEIFYGNIGSTERLDFTVIGEAVNLTSRIAGMCGELGKAVLASESLAEQIPVRWEELGEHKLKGISSPKKIFAISERMKKKI
- a CDS encoding glycosyltransferase, with amino-acid sequence MVKNHLSLVIPCYRESERLPKFLESLLKTFKGTKSVDFLVVDDGSPIAEFEILKEKINHLLSNPQIQLLRYKNNLGKGGAIQFGLNVAKGNYFGFVDADGATPAEEVFRSWNHINNHPEIDLLAGSRIIMMGRNVKKSFYRHLTNRIFSFYFTLVFRIQMYDPQCGCKIFKKTAYQQTIHKISDLRWLWDTQLLVLLIRNGFNIVEFPLDWQDIPGSKFSFLRDSIRVVYSVWKYRNIH